A genome region from Manis javanica isolate MJ-LG chromosome 3, MJ_LKY, whole genome shotgun sequence includes the following:
- the BMP1 gene encoding bone morphogenetic protein 1 isoform X8, which produces MPGVARLPLLLWLLLLPRPGRPLDLADYTYDLGDEDDSESLSYKDPCKAAAFLGDIALDEEDLRAFHVQQAAHLRQHAIHRSSIQAAGNSSTASGQSTTGQPLRTSRGRRRSRPRSRRAATSRPERVWPDGVIPFVIGGNFTGSQRAVFRQAMRHWEKHTCVTFLERTDEDSYIVFTYRPCGCCSYVGRRGGGPQAISIGKNCDKFGIVVHELGHVIGFWHEHTRPDRDRHVSIVRENIQPGQEYNFLKMELQEVESLGETYDFDSIMHYARNTFSRGIFLDTIVPKYEVNGVKPPIGQRTRLSKGDIAQARKLYKCPACGETLQDSTGNFSSPEYPNGYSAHMHCVWRISVTPGEKIILNFTSMDLYRSRLCWYDYVEVRDGFWRKAPLRGRFCGAKLPEPIVSTDSRLWVEFRSSSNWVGKGFFAVYEAICGGDVKKDNGHIQSPNYPDDYRPSKVCIWRIQVSEGFHVGLTFQSFEIERHDSCAYDYLEVRDGHSETSTLIGRYCGYEKPDDIKSTSSRLWLKFVSDGSINKAGFAVNFFKEVDECSRPNRGGCEQRCLNTLGSYKCSCDPGYELAPDKRRCEAACGGFLTKLNGSITSPGWPKEYPPNKNCIWQLVAPTQYRISLQFDFFETEGNDVCKYDFVEVRSGLTADSKLHGKFCGSEKPEVITSQYNNMRVEFKSDNTVSKKGFKAHFFSEPTRCSPEGHGDLTPNQEGGSLDFWDTPRGHPKPRRRRKSLRTFSLTPATFRGIGHWRTRTNAPRTTVAASKTVSTPSAAMSASVAAASSSMTTSMTARKGALEHWGPC; this is translated from the exons ctgccttccTTGGGGACATTGCTCTGGATGAGGAGGACTTGAGGGCCTTCCACGTGCAGCAGGCTGCGCATCTCAGACAGCATGCAATCCACAGGTCTTCCATCCAAGCTGCAG GAAATTCCTCTACTGCCAGCGGCCAGAGCACTACTGGGCAGCCTCTGAGGACAAGCCGTGGGAGACGGAGAAGCAGGCCCCGGAGCCGGCGGGCAGCGACATCCAGACCAGAGCGTGTGTGGCCTGATGGGGTCATCCCCTTTGTCATTGGGGGAAACTTCACTG GCAGCCAGCGGGCAGTCTTCCGGCAGGCCATGAGGCACTGGGAGAAGCACACCTGTGTCACCTTCCTGGAACGCACTGATGAGGACAGCTATATCGTGTTCACCTACCGGCCCTGCGG GTGCTGCTCTTACGTGGGTCGCCGTGGCGGGGGCCCGCAGGCCATCTCCATCGGCAAGAATTGTGACAAGTTTGGCATCGTGGTCCATGAACTGGGCCATGTCATCGGCTTCTGGCATGAGCACACGCGGCCTGACCGGGACCGCCATGTATCCATCGTGCGTGAGAACATACAGCCAG GGCAGGAGTATAACTTCCTGAAGATGGAGCTCCAGGAGGTGGAGTCCCTGGGGGAGACCTATGATTTTGACAGTATCATGCACTATGCCCGGAACACCTTCTCCAG GGGCATCTTCCTGGACACCATTGTTCCTAAGTACGAGGTCAATGGGGTGAAACCTCCCATCGGCCAAAGAACCCGGCTCAGCAAGGGGGACATCGCCCAGGCCCGCAAGCTCTACAAGTGCCCAG CCTGTGGAGAGACCCTGCAGGACAGCACTGGCAACTTCTCCTCCCCGGAGTACCCCAACGGCTACTCTGCGCACATGCACTGCGTCTGGCGGATCTCAGTCACCCCTGGGGAGAAG ATTATTCTGAACTTCACGTCCATGGACCTGTACCGCAGCCGCCTGTGCTGGTACGACTATGTGGAGGTTCGAGATGGCTTCTGGAGGAAGGCGCCCCTCCGAG GCCGCTTCTGTGGGGCCAAACTCCCCGAGCCGATCGTCTCCACTGACAGCCGCCTCTGGGTTGAATTCCGCAGCAGCAGCAACTGGGTTGGGAAGGGCTTCTTTGCGGTCTATGAAG CCATCTGTGGGGGAGACGTCAAAAAAGATAACGGGCACATCCAGTCGCCCAATTACCCAGATGACTACCGGCCCAGCAAAGTCTGCATCTGGCGGATCCAGGTGTCCGAGGGCTTCCACGTGGGCCTCACCTTCCAGTCCTTCGAG ATTGAGAGGCATGACAGCTGTGCCTATGACTACCTGGAGGTGCGTGACGGGCACAGTGAGACCAGCACCCTCATCGGGCGCTACTGTGGCTACGAGAAGCCGGATGACATCAAGAGCACATCCAGCCGCCTCTGGCTCAAGTTCGTCTCTGACGGGTCCATTAACAAAGCTGGCTTTGCTGTCAACTTTTTCAAAG AGGTGGACGAGTGCTCGCGGCCCAACCGTGGTGGCTGTGAGCAGCGGTGCCTCAACACCCTGGGCAGCTACAAGTGCAGCTGTGACCCTGGGTACGAGCTGGCCCCCGACAAGCGCCGCTGTGAGG ctgcCTGTGGCGGATTCCTCACCAAGCTCAATGGCTCCATCACCAGCCCGGGCTGGCCCAAGGAGTACCCCCCCAACAAAAACTGCATCTGGCAGTTGGTGGCCCCCACCCAGTACCGCATCTCCCTGCAGTTCGACTTCTTTGAGACCGAGGGCAATGAC GTGTGCAAGTACGACTTCGTGGAGGTGCGCAGTGGACTCACAGCCGACTCCAAGCTGCATGGCAAGTTCTGTGGCTCTGAGAAGCCCGAGGTCATCACCTCCCAGTACAACAACATGCGTGTAGAGTTCAAGTCTGACAACACAGTGTCTAAAAAGGGCTTCAAGGCCCACTTCTTCTCAG AACCAACAAGGTGCTCACCAGAGGGCCACGGGGACCTAACACCCAATCAG GAGGGGGGCTCTTTGGACTTTTGGGACACCCCGCGAGGACACCCTAAGccaaggaggagaagaaaaagccTGAGGACCTTCAGTCTGACCCCAGCCACCTTCCGGGGCATTGGGCACTGGAGG ACAAGGACGAATGCTCCAAGGACAACGGTGGCTGCCAGCAAGACTGTGTCAACACCTTCGGCAGCTATGAGTGCCAGTGTCGCAGCGGCTTCGTCCTCCATGACAACAAGCATGACTGCAAGGAAG GGTGCCTTGGAGCACTGGGGGCCCTGCTGA
- the BMP1 gene encoding bone morphogenetic protein 1 isoform X2, protein MPGVARLPLLLWLLLLPRPGRPLDLADYTYDLGDEDDSESLSYKDPCKAGNSSTASGQSTTGQPLRTSRGRRRSRPRSRRAATSRPERVWPDGVIPFVIGGNFTGSQRAVFRQAMRHWEKHTCVTFLERTDEDSYIVFTYRPCGCCSYVGRRGGGPQAISIGKNCDKFGIVVHELGHVIGFWHEHTRPDRDRHVSIVRENIQPGQEYNFLKMELQEVESLGETYDFDSIMHYARNTFSRGIFLDTIVPKYEVNGVKPPIGQRTRLSKGDIAQARKLYKCPACGETLQDSTGNFSSPEYPNGYSAHMHCVWRISVTPGEKIILNFTSMDLYRSRLCWYDYVEVRDGFWRKAPLRGRFCGAKLPEPIVSTDSRLWVEFRSSSNWVGKGFFAVYEAICGGDVKKDNGHIQSPNYPDDYRPSKVCIWRIQVSEGFHVGLTFQSFEIERHDSCAYDYLEVRDGHSETSTLIGRYCGYEKPDDIKSTSSRLWLKFVSDGSINKAGFAVNFFKEVDECSRPNRGGCEQRCLNTLGSYKCSCDPGYELAPDKRRCEAACGGFLTKLNGSITSPGWPKEYPPNKNCIWQLVAPTQYRISLQFDFFETEGNDVCKYDFVEVRSGLTADSKLHGKFCGSEKPEVITSQYNNMRVEFKSDNTVSKKGFKAHFFSDKDECSKDNGGCQQDCVNTFGSYECQCRSGFVLHDNKHDCKEAGCDHKVTSTSGTITSPNWPDKYPSKKECTWAVSSTPGHRVKLTFVEMDIESQPECAYDHLEVYDGRDTKAPVLGRFCGSKKPEPVLATGSRMFLRFYSDSSVQRKGFQASHSTECGGQVRAEVKTKDLYSHAQFGDNNYPGGADCEWVIVAEEGYGVELVFQTFEVEEETDCGYDYMELFDGYDSTAPRLGRYCGSGPPEEVYSAGDSVLVKFHSDDTITKKGFHLRYTSTKFQDTLHSRK, encoded by the exons GAAATTCCTCTACTGCCAGCGGCCAGAGCACTACTGGGCAGCCTCTGAGGACAAGCCGTGGGAGACGGAGAAGCAGGCCCCGGAGCCGGCGGGCAGCGACATCCAGACCAGAGCGTGTGTGGCCTGATGGGGTCATCCCCTTTGTCATTGGGGGAAACTTCACTG GCAGCCAGCGGGCAGTCTTCCGGCAGGCCATGAGGCACTGGGAGAAGCACACCTGTGTCACCTTCCTGGAACGCACTGATGAGGACAGCTATATCGTGTTCACCTACCGGCCCTGCGG GTGCTGCTCTTACGTGGGTCGCCGTGGCGGGGGCCCGCAGGCCATCTCCATCGGCAAGAATTGTGACAAGTTTGGCATCGTGGTCCATGAACTGGGCCATGTCATCGGCTTCTGGCATGAGCACACGCGGCCTGACCGGGACCGCCATGTATCCATCGTGCGTGAGAACATACAGCCAG GGCAGGAGTATAACTTCCTGAAGATGGAGCTCCAGGAGGTGGAGTCCCTGGGGGAGACCTATGATTTTGACAGTATCATGCACTATGCCCGGAACACCTTCTCCAG GGGCATCTTCCTGGACACCATTGTTCCTAAGTACGAGGTCAATGGGGTGAAACCTCCCATCGGCCAAAGAACCCGGCTCAGCAAGGGGGACATCGCCCAGGCCCGCAAGCTCTACAAGTGCCCAG CCTGTGGAGAGACCCTGCAGGACAGCACTGGCAACTTCTCCTCCCCGGAGTACCCCAACGGCTACTCTGCGCACATGCACTGCGTCTGGCGGATCTCAGTCACCCCTGGGGAGAAG ATTATTCTGAACTTCACGTCCATGGACCTGTACCGCAGCCGCCTGTGCTGGTACGACTATGTGGAGGTTCGAGATGGCTTCTGGAGGAAGGCGCCCCTCCGAG GCCGCTTCTGTGGGGCCAAACTCCCCGAGCCGATCGTCTCCACTGACAGCCGCCTCTGGGTTGAATTCCGCAGCAGCAGCAACTGGGTTGGGAAGGGCTTCTTTGCGGTCTATGAAG CCATCTGTGGGGGAGACGTCAAAAAAGATAACGGGCACATCCAGTCGCCCAATTACCCAGATGACTACCGGCCCAGCAAAGTCTGCATCTGGCGGATCCAGGTGTCCGAGGGCTTCCACGTGGGCCTCACCTTCCAGTCCTTCGAG ATTGAGAGGCATGACAGCTGTGCCTATGACTACCTGGAGGTGCGTGACGGGCACAGTGAGACCAGCACCCTCATCGGGCGCTACTGTGGCTACGAGAAGCCGGATGACATCAAGAGCACATCCAGCCGCCTCTGGCTCAAGTTCGTCTCTGACGGGTCCATTAACAAAGCTGGCTTTGCTGTCAACTTTTTCAAAG AGGTGGACGAGTGCTCGCGGCCCAACCGTGGTGGCTGTGAGCAGCGGTGCCTCAACACCCTGGGCAGCTACAAGTGCAGCTGTGACCCTGGGTACGAGCTGGCCCCCGACAAGCGCCGCTGTGAGG ctgcCTGTGGCGGATTCCTCACCAAGCTCAATGGCTCCATCACCAGCCCGGGCTGGCCCAAGGAGTACCCCCCCAACAAAAACTGCATCTGGCAGTTGGTGGCCCCCACCCAGTACCGCATCTCCCTGCAGTTCGACTTCTTTGAGACCGAGGGCAATGAC GTGTGCAAGTACGACTTCGTGGAGGTGCGCAGTGGACTCACAGCCGACTCCAAGCTGCATGGCAAGTTCTGTGGCTCTGAGAAGCCCGAGGTCATCACCTCCCAGTACAACAACATGCGTGTAGAGTTCAAGTCTGACAACACAGTGTCTAAAAAGGGCTTCAAGGCCCACTTCTTCTCAG ACAAGGACGAATGCTCCAAGGACAACGGTGGCTGCCAGCAAGACTGTGTCAACACCTTCGGCAGCTATGAGTGCCAGTGTCGCAGCGGCTTCGTCCTCCATGACAACAAGCATGACTGCAAGGAAG CCGGCTGTGACCACAAAGTGACATCCACCAGTGGCACCATCACCAGCCCCAACTGGCCTGACAAATACCCCAGCAAGAAGGAGTGCACCTGGGCTGTCTCCAGCACCCCGGGGCACCGGGTCAAGCTG ACCTTTGTGGAGATGGACATCGAGTCCCAGCCTGAATGCGCCTATGACCACCTGGAAGTATATGATGGGCGTGACACCAAGGCCCCCGTCCTGGGCCGCTTCTGTGGGAGCAAGAAGCCCGAGCCCGTCCTGGCCACAGGCAGCCGCATGTTCCTGCGCTTCTACTCCGATAGCTCTGTCCAGAGGAAGGGCTTCCAGGCATCCCACTCCACAG AGTGTGGAGGCCAGGTGCGGGCAGAGGTGAAGACCAAGGATCTTTACTCCCACGCCCAGTTCGGTGATAACAACTACCCCGGGGGAGCAGACTGTGAGTGGGTCATCGTGGCGGAGGAAGGCTACGGTGTGGAGCTGGTATTCCAGACTTTtgaggtggaggaggagacaGACTGTGGCTACGACTACATGGAGCTCTTCGATGGCTATGACAGCACAGCCCCCAGGCTGGGGCGCTACTGCGGTTCAGGG CCTCCCGAGGAGGTGTACTCAGCCGGAGATTCCGTCCTGGTGAAATTCCACTCAGATGACACCATCACCAAGAAAGGCTTCCACCTGCGGTACACCAGCACCAAGTTCCAGGACACGCTGCACAGCAGGAAGTGA
- the BMP1 gene encoding bone morphogenetic protein 1 isoform X1 — translation MPGVARLPLLLWLLLLPRPGRPLDLADYTYDLGDEDDSESLSYKDPCKAAAFLGDIALDEEDLRAFHVQQAAHLRQHAIHRSSIQAAGNSSTASGQSTTGQPLRTSRGRRRSRPRSRRAATSRPERVWPDGVIPFVIGGNFTGSQRAVFRQAMRHWEKHTCVTFLERTDEDSYIVFTYRPCGCCSYVGRRGGGPQAISIGKNCDKFGIVVHELGHVIGFWHEHTRPDRDRHVSIVRENIQPGQEYNFLKMELQEVESLGETYDFDSIMHYARNTFSRGIFLDTIVPKYEVNGVKPPIGQRTRLSKGDIAQARKLYKCPACGETLQDSTGNFSSPEYPNGYSAHMHCVWRISVTPGEKIILNFTSMDLYRSRLCWYDYVEVRDGFWRKAPLRGRFCGAKLPEPIVSTDSRLWVEFRSSSNWVGKGFFAVYEAICGGDVKKDNGHIQSPNYPDDYRPSKVCIWRIQVSEGFHVGLTFQSFEIERHDSCAYDYLEVRDGHSETSTLIGRYCGYEKPDDIKSTSSRLWLKFVSDGSINKAGFAVNFFKEVDECSRPNRGGCEQRCLNTLGSYKCSCDPGYELAPDKRRCEAACGGFLTKLNGSITSPGWPKEYPPNKNCIWQLVAPTQYRISLQFDFFETEGNDVCKYDFVEVRSGLTADSKLHGKFCGSEKPEVITSQYNNMRVEFKSDNTVSKKGFKAHFFSDKDECSKDNGGCQQDCVNTFGSYECQCRSGFVLHDNKHDCKEAGCDHKVTSTSGTITSPNWPDKYPSKKECTWAVSSTPGHRVKLTFVEMDIESQPECAYDHLEVYDGRDTKAPVLGRFCGSKKPEPVLATGSRMFLRFYSDSSVQRKGFQASHSTECGGQVRAEVKTKDLYSHAQFGDNNYPGGADCEWVIVAEEGYGVELVFQTFEVEEETDCGYDYMELFDGYDSTAPRLGRYCGSGPPEEVYSAGDSVLVKFHSDDTITKKGFHLRYTSTKFQDTLHSRK, via the exons ctgccttccTTGGGGACATTGCTCTGGATGAGGAGGACTTGAGGGCCTTCCACGTGCAGCAGGCTGCGCATCTCAGACAGCATGCAATCCACAGGTCTTCCATCCAAGCTGCAG GAAATTCCTCTACTGCCAGCGGCCAGAGCACTACTGGGCAGCCTCTGAGGACAAGCCGTGGGAGACGGAGAAGCAGGCCCCGGAGCCGGCGGGCAGCGACATCCAGACCAGAGCGTGTGTGGCCTGATGGGGTCATCCCCTTTGTCATTGGGGGAAACTTCACTG GCAGCCAGCGGGCAGTCTTCCGGCAGGCCATGAGGCACTGGGAGAAGCACACCTGTGTCACCTTCCTGGAACGCACTGATGAGGACAGCTATATCGTGTTCACCTACCGGCCCTGCGG GTGCTGCTCTTACGTGGGTCGCCGTGGCGGGGGCCCGCAGGCCATCTCCATCGGCAAGAATTGTGACAAGTTTGGCATCGTGGTCCATGAACTGGGCCATGTCATCGGCTTCTGGCATGAGCACACGCGGCCTGACCGGGACCGCCATGTATCCATCGTGCGTGAGAACATACAGCCAG GGCAGGAGTATAACTTCCTGAAGATGGAGCTCCAGGAGGTGGAGTCCCTGGGGGAGACCTATGATTTTGACAGTATCATGCACTATGCCCGGAACACCTTCTCCAG GGGCATCTTCCTGGACACCATTGTTCCTAAGTACGAGGTCAATGGGGTGAAACCTCCCATCGGCCAAAGAACCCGGCTCAGCAAGGGGGACATCGCCCAGGCCCGCAAGCTCTACAAGTGCCCAG CCTGTGGAGAGACCCTGCAGGACAGCACTGGCAACTTCTCCTCCCCGGAGTACCCCAACGGCTACTCTGCGCACATGCACTGCGTCTGGCGGATCTCAGTCACCCCTGGGGAGAAG ATTATTCTGAACTTCACGTCCATGGACCTGTACCGCAGCCGCCTGTGCTGGTACGACTATGTGGAGGTTCGAGATGGCTTCTGGAGGAAGGCGCCCCTCCGAG GCCGCTTCTGTGGGGCCAAACTCCCCGAGCCGATCGTCTCCACTGACAGCCGCCTCTGGGTTGAATTCCGCAGCAGCAGCAACTGGGTTGGGAAGGGCTTCTTTGCGGTCTATGAAG CCATCTGTGGGGGAGACGTCAAAAAAGATAACGGGCACATCCAGTCGCCCAATTACCCAGATGACTACCGGCCCAGCAAAGTCTGCATCTGGCGGATCCAGGTGTCCGAGGGCTTCCACGTGGGCCTCACCTTCCAGTCCTTCGAG ATTGAGAGGCATGACAGCTGTGCCTATGACTACCTGGAGGTGCGTGACGGGCACAGTGAGACCAGCACCCTCATCGGGCGCTACTGTGGCTACGAGAAGCCGGATGACATCAAGAGCACATCCAGCCGCCTCTGGCTCAAGTTCGTCTCTGACGGGTCCATTAACAAAGCTGGCTTTGCTGTCAACTTTTTCAAAG AGGTGGACGAGTGCTCGCGGCCCAACCGTGGTGGCTGTGAGCAGCGGTGCCTCAACACCCTGGGCAGCTACAAGTGCAGCTGTGACCCTGGGTACGAGCTGGCCCCCGACAAGCGCCGCTGTGAGG ctgcCTGTGGCGGATTCCTCACCAAGCTCAATGGCTCCATCACCAGCCCGGGCTGGCCCAAGGAGTACCCCCCCAACAAAAACTGCATCTGGCAGTTGGTGGCCCCCACCCAGTACCGCATCTCCCTGCAGTTCGACTTCTTTGAGACCGAGGGCAATGAC GTGTGCAAGTACGACTTCGTGGAGGTGCGCAGTGGACTCACAGCCGACTCCAAGCTGCATGGCAAGTTCTGTGGCTCTGAGAAGCCCGAGGTCATCACCTCCCAGTACAACAACATGCGTGTAGAGTTCAAGTCTGACAACACAGTGTCTAAAAAGGGCTTCAAGGCCCACTTCTTCTCAG ACAAGGACGAATGCTCCAAGGACAACGGTGGCTGCCAGCAAGACTGTGTCAACACCTTCGGCAGCTATGAGTGCCAGTGTCGCAGCGGCTTCGTCCTCCATGACAACAAGCATGACTGCAAGGAAG CCGGCTGTGACCACAAAGTGACATCCACCAGTGGCACCATCACCAGCCCCAACTGGCCTGACAAATACCCCAGCAAGAAGGAGTGCACCTGGGCTGTCTCCAGCACCCCGGGGCACCGGGTCAAGCTG ACCTTTGTGGAGATGGACATCGAGTCCCAGCCTGAATGCGCCTATGACCACCTGGAAGTATATGATGGGCGTGACACCAAGGCCCCCGTCCTGGGCCGCTTCTGTGGGAGCAAGAAGCCCGAGCCCGTCCTGGCCACAGGCAGCCGCATGTTCCTGCGCTTCTACTCCGATAGCTCTGTCCAGAGGAAGGGCTTCCAGGCATCCCACTCCACAG AGTGTGGAGGCCAGGTGCGGGCAGAGGTGAAGACCAAGGATCTTTACTCCCACGCCCAGTTCGGTGATAACAACTACCCCGGGGGAGCAGACTGTGAGTGGGTCATCGTGGCGGAGGAAGGCTACGGTGTGGAGCTGGTATTCCAGACTTTtgaggtggaggaggagacaGACTGTGGCTACGACTACATGGAGCTCTTCGATGGCTATGACAGCACAGCCCCCAGGCTGGGGCGCTACTGCGGTTCAGGG CCTCCCGAGGAGGTGTACTCAGCCGGAGATTCCGTCCTGGTGAAATTCCACTCAGATGACACCATCACCAAGAAAGGCTTCCACCTGCGGTACACCAGCACCAAGTTCCAGGACACGCTGCACAGCAGGAAGTGA
- the BMP1 gene encoding bone morphogenetic protein 1 isoform X5 codes for MRTAISCSPTGPAARDRPPELAPPSRCCSYVGRRGGGPQAISIGKNCDKFGIVVHELGHVIGFWHEHTRPDRDRHVSIVRENIQPGQEYNFLKMELQEVESLGETYDFDSIMHYARNTFSRGIFLDTIVPKYEVNGVKPPIGQRTRLSKGDIAQARKLYKCPACGETLQDSTGNFSSPEYPNGYSAHMHCVWRISVTPGEKIILNFTSMDLYRSRLCWYDYVEVRDGFWRKAPLRGRFCGAKLPEPIVSTDSRLWVEFRSSSNWVGKGFFAVYEAICGGDVKKDNGHIQSPNYPDDYRPSKVCIWRIQVSEGFHVGLTFQSFEIERHDSCAYDYLEVRDGHSETSTLIGRYCGYEKPDDIKSTSSRLWLKFVSDGSINKAGFAVNFFKEVDECSRPNRGGCEQRCLNTLGSYKCSCDPGYELAPDKRRCEAACGGFLTKLNGSITSPGWPKEYPPNKNCIWQLVAPTQYRISLQFDFFETEGNDVCKYDFVEVRSGLTADSKLHGKFCGSEKPEVITSQYNNMRVEFKSDNTVSKKGFKAHFFSDKDECSKDNGGCQQDCVNTFGSYECQCRSGFVLHDNKHDCKEAGCDHKVTSTSGTITSPNWPDKYPSKKECTWAVSSTPGHRVKLTFVEMDIESQPECAYDHLEVYDGRDTKAPVLGRFCGSKKPEPVLATGSRMFLRFYSDSSVQRKGFQASHSTECGGQVRAEVKTKDLYSHAQFGDNNYPGGADCEWVIVAEEGYGVELVFQTFEVEEETDCGYDYMELFDGYDSTAPRLGRYCGSGPPEEVYSAGDSVLVKFHSDDTITKKGFHLRYTSTKFQDTLHSRK; via the exons ATGAGGACAGCTATATCGTGTTCACCTACCGGCCCTGCGG CTCGGGACCGCCCCCCTGAGCTGGCCCCGCCCTCCAGGTGCTGCTCTTACGTGGGTCGCCGTGGCGGGGGCCCGCAGGCCATCTCCATCGGCAAGAATTGTGACAAGTTTGGCATCGTGGTCCATGAACTGGGCCATGTCATCGGCTTCTGGCATGAGCACACGCGGCCTGACCGGGACCGCCATGTATCCATCGTGCGTGAGAACATACAGCCAG GGCAGGAGTATAACTTCCTGAAGATGGAGCTCCAGGAGGTGGAGTCCCTGGGGGAGACCTATGATTTTGACAGTATCATGCACTATGCCCGGAACACCTTCTCCAG GGGCATCTTCCTGGACACCATTGTTCCTAAGTACGAGGTCAATGGGGTGAAACCTCCCATCGGCCAAAGAACCCGGCTCAGCAAGGGGGACATCGCCCAGGCCCGCAAGCTCTACAAGTGCCCAG CCTGTGGAGAGACCCTGCAGGACAGCACTGGCAACTTCTCCTCCCCGGAGTACCCCAACGGCTACTCTGCGCACATGCACTGCGTCTGGCGGATCTCAGTCACCCCTGGGGAGAAG ATTATTCTGAACTTCACGTCCATGGACCTGTACCGCAGCCGCCTGTGCTGGTACGACTATGTGGAGGTTCGAGATGGCTTCTGGAGGAAGGCGCCCCTCCGAG GCCGCTTCTGTGGGGCCAAACTCCCCGAGCCGATCGTCTCCACTGACAGCCGCCTCTGGGTTGAATTCCGCAGCAGCAGCAACTGGGTTGGGAAGGGCTTCTTTGCGGTCTATGAAG CCATCTGTGGGGGAGACGTCAAAAAAGATAACGGGCACATCCAGTCGCCCAATTACCCAGATGACTACCGGCCCAGCAAAGTCTGCATCTGGCGGATCCAGGTGTCCGAGGGCTTCCACGTGGGCCTCACCTTCCAGTCCTTCGAG ATTGAGAGGCATGACAGCTGTGCCTATGACTACCTGGAGGTGCGTGACGGGCACAGTGAGACCAGCACCCTCATCGGGCGCTACTGTGGCTACGAGAAGCCGGATGACATCAAGAGCACATCCAGCCGCCTCTGGCTCAAGTTCGTCTCTGACGGGTCCATTAACAAAGCTGGCTTTGCTGTCAACTTTTTCAAAG AGGTGGACGAGTGCTCGCGGCCCAACCGTGGTGGCTGTGAGCAGCGGTGCCTCAACACCCTGGGCAGCTACAAGTGCAGCTGTGACCCTGGGTACGAGCTGGCCCCCGACAAGCGCCGCTGTGAGG ctgcCTGTGGCGGATTCCTCACCAAGCTCAATGGCTCCATCACCAGCCCGGGCTGGCCCAAGGAGTACCCCCCCAACAAAAACTGCATCTGGCAGTTGGTGGCCCCCACCCAGTACCGCATCTCCCTGCAGTTCGACTTCTTTGAGACCGAGGGCAATGAC GTGTGCAAGTACGACTTCGTGGAGGTGCGCAGTGGACTCACAGCCGACTCCAAGCTGCATGGCAAGTTCTGTGGCTCTGAGAAGCCCGAGGTCATCACCTCCCAGTACAACAACATGCGTGTAGAGTTCAAGTCTGACAACACAGTGTCTAAAAAGGGCTTCAAGGCCCACTTCTTCTCAG ACAAGGACGAATGCTCCAAGGACAACGGTGGCTGCCAGCAAGACTGTGTCAACACCTTCGGCAGCTATGAGTGCCAGTGTCGCAGCGGCTTCGTCCTCCATGACAACAAGCATGACTGCAAGGAAG CCGGCTGTGACCACAAAGTGACATCCACCAGTGGCACCATCACCAGCCCCAACTGGCCTGACAAATACCCCAGCAAGAAGGAGTGCACCTGGGCTGTCTCCAGCACCCCGGGGCACCGGGTCAAGCTG ACCTTTGTGGAGATGGACATCGAGTCCCAGCCTGAATGCGCCTATGACCACCTGGAAGTATATGATGGGCGTGACACCAAGGCCCCCGTCCTGGGCCGCTTCTGTGGGAGCAAGAAGCCCGAGCCCGTCCTGGCCACAGGCAGCCGCATGTTCCTGCGCTTCTACTCCGATAGCTCTGTCCAGAGGAAGGGCTTCCAGGCATCCCACTCCACAG AGTGTGGAGGCCAGGTGCGGGCAGAGGTGAAGACCAAGGATCTTTACTCCCACGCCCAGTTCGGTGATAACAACTACCCCGGGGGAGCAGACTGTGAGTGGGTCATCGTGGCGGAGGAAGGCTACGGTGTGGAGCTGGTATTCCAGACTTTtgaggtggaggaggagacaGACTGTGGCTACGACTACATGGAGCTCTTCGATGGCTATGACAGCACAGCCCCCAGGCTGGGGCGCTACTGCGGTTCAGGG CCTCCCGAGGAGGTGTACTCAGCCGGAGATTCCGTCCTGGTGAAATTCCACTCAGATGACACCATCACCAAGAAAGGCTTCCACCTGCGGTACACCAGCACCAAGTTCCAGGACACGCTGCACAGCAGGAAGTGA